The following is a genomic window from Variovorax paradoxus.
AGGTCGACTTGGCCGAGCGCAAGGTGGCCGTGATAGTCGGAATCAGGCGTGAGCGCATGGATCTCGATCTGGCACAGAGGCGCCTCGCGCTTGACGTGGGCCACCAGCATCGGCAGGAACAGCGGGTCCATGTAGTCGCTGGCCGCAATGCGGAAGGTGGTGGCCGCCGATTGCGGCTCGAAGCCGCGCGCATCGGAGAACAGCATTTCAGCCGCGCGCAAGATGCTCGCTGCGGGCTCGATCATGCGCAGCCCCGCATCCGTCGGCACCATGCCCGAACCGGAGCGCACCAGCAGCGGATCGCCCGAGAGTTCGCGCAGGCGCTTCAGCGCGGCCGACACGGCCGGCTGGTACATGCCCAAGCGAATGGCGGCGCGCGAAACGCTGCGGTCGGTCAGCACGGTGTGCAGCACCCGGATGAGGTGCAAATCGATCTTGTCGAACAGGGCCTGGTCACGCATGGCTTGGCCTCCCGGCGGTGGGCCGCACCCGCGGCCCGGCAAGGCCGGTTCCGCGGTGTTTCGCGAAGAGGACGAGGGCGTAGGGCATTGGAATGACTTTGGACATGCGCCAAAGTCTACGAGTGGGCTATGCGGACTGGACGGCCGTGATGGCACGAAGAATCGATTCGCTCGTGGCCGGCGCCTTCAGCGGCGGATCGACCCTGTGGCCGCCCGCGGCGGACACCGCGTCGCGGATGGCGAAGAACACCGAGAACGGCAGCAGCAGCGGCGGTTCGCCCACGGCCTTGCTGCGGTGGATGGAGTCCTCGAAGTTCTGGCCTTCGAACAGGCGCACGTTGAAGACGGGCGGACAGTCGTTGGCCGTCGGAATTTTGTAGGTGCTGGGGGCGTGCGTGGTGAGCTTGCCGCTCTGGGGGTGCCACACCAGCTCTTCGGTCGTGAGCCAGCCCATGCCCTGGATGAAGGCGCCTTCGACCTGGCCGATGTCCACGGCCGGGTTTAGCGACTTGCCCGCGTCGTGCAGGATGTCGGCGCGCAAGAGCTTCCATTCGCCGGTGAGCGTGTCGACGACCACCTCGCTCACCGCTGCGCCATAGGCGTAGTAGTAGAACGGGCGGCCCTGCATCTTTTCCCTGTCCCAGCTGAGGCCCGGGGTGGCGTAGAAGCCGTCCGACCAGAGCTGCTTGCGGTCGAGATACGCCTCGCCCACCACGGTGCTGAAGGCCAGCGTGCGGCCGTTGACTTCGACCTTGTCGTTCGCAAAGCGCACTTCGCTTGCCTTGCCGCCATGGCGTTCGGCCGCGCTTTGCGCAAGCCGCTCGCGGATCTGCCGCGCTGCGTCTTGCGCGGCCTTGCCGTTCAGGTCGGCGCCGGTCGACGCGGCCGTGGCCGAAGTGTTGGCCACCTTGGTGGTGTCGGTGGCGGTCACGCGCACGCGCTCGAAGCTCACGCCCAGCTCGTGCGCCACCACCTGCGCCACCTTGGTGTTGAGGCCCTGCCCCATCTCGGTACCGCCGTGGTTCACGAGAATGGAGCCGTCGGTGTACACATGCACCAGCGCACCGGCCTGGTTGAAATGCTTCACGTTGAACGAAATGCCGAACTTGAGCGGCGCGAGCGCCAGGCCGCGCTTGAGCACCACGCTCTTCCGGTTGAACGCGGCAATCTCTTCGCGCCGGGCGCGGTAGTCGCTGCTCGTTTCGAGCTCGGCCACGAGTTCGTGCACGATGTTGTCGGTCACGGTCTGCCGGTACGGCGTGACGTTGTTCTCCACCTTGCCGTAGAAGTTGACGCGCCGAACGTCGAGCGGGTCTTTCTTCAGCTCGCGCGCGACCGAGTCGAGGATGTTCTCGATGGCGATGGCGCCCTGCGGCCCCCCAAAGCCGCGAAAAGCCGTATTGCTCTGCGTGTTGGTCTTGCCCGAATAGCCGTGCATCGCCACGTTGGGCAGCCAGTAGGCGTTGTCGAAGTGGCACAGCGCGCGCGTCATCACGGGGCCCGAAAGGTCGGCCGAGTGGCCGGCCCGCGAGACCATGGTGATTTCGGCGCCGAGGATGCGGCCCTCGTCGTCATAGCCCACGTCGTACTCGTACCAGAAGCAATGGCGGC
Proteins encoded in this region:
- the xdhB gene encoding xanthine dehydrogenase molybdopterin binding subunit, coding for MNKPIDARLLQPAEPFADYLKNAAARIDPAAEAVAHELGARVGISRPHESAHLHVAGEATYIDDIPEIAGTLHCALGLSPAANGRVTALSLDVIRAMPGVVCVLTADDIPGTNDCGSIVHDDPILLSLKDGGQIRYLGQPVFAVIAESRDAARRAAAKAKDAIAVEAEPPVLTPQDAHARGQYVVPPMHIVRSGGVANEGDEAAVRAAIAAAPHRHKATLDVGGQEQFYLEGQISYAIPKEGGALHIHCSTQHPSEMQHLVAHALHLQSNEVHVECRRMGGGFGGKESQSALFACVAAVAASKLRRPVKLRLDRDDDFMITGRRHCFWYEYDVGYDDEGRILGAEITMVSRAGHSADLSGPVMTRALCHFDNAYWLPNVAMHGYSGKTNTQSNTAFRGFGGPQGAIAIENILDSVARELKKDPLDVRRVNFYGKVENNVTPYRQTVTDNIVHELVAELETSSDYRARREEIAAFNRKSVVLKRGLALAPLKFGISFNVKHFNQAGALVHVYTDGSILVNHGGTEMGQGLNTKVAQVVAHELGVSFERVRVTATDTTKVANTSATAASTGADLNGKAAQDAARQIRERLAQSAAERHGGKASEVRFANDKVEVNGRTLAFSTVVGEAYLDRKQLWSDGFYATPGLSWDREKMQGRPFYYYAYGAAVSEVVVDTLTGEWKLLRADILHDAGKSLNPAVDIGQVEGAFIQGMGWLTTEELVWHPQSGKLTTHAPSTYKIPTANDCPPVFNVRLFEGQNFEDSIHRSKAVGEPPLLLPFSVFFAIRDAVSAAGGHRVDPPLKAPATSESILRAITAVQSA